The genomic segment TTCTTCGCTGTCAAAAAATACAAATGAAATTTTGCTTATAAAAGGTTTCTTACCATGGTAATCATTGTTTGCAACAATATCAAGCGACCTCAATTTTCCTATGTTATCAATATGTATTTCTTTAAATTCATAAGGACCTGAACCTATTGCTTCTAAATTAAATTTTGCCAAAAGAAAATCTTGAGGAGAAATATTATCCCAAATGTGTTTCGGAATTGGTTTGAGGTCTGCTAATCTCTCCAAAAAAGGAGCATATGGCATTTGGAGTTTGAAAATAAAGGTTAATTCGTCTTTTTTTTCAACAGAAACTCCTGTCAAACTGGTAATTAAAGGGCTTTTATACTCTATGTTTTGTATTAATTTTACTGTAAATATTACATCATCGGCTGTTATTGGTTCACCATCATGCCATTTTAAATTTTTCTTTAGTTTTACCTCATACAATTTTCCACCTTCTTTTACTTCAACTTTTTCTGCCAGATCTCCTTTTATACTTCCGTCTTTTTCGTATTTTAACAAACTTGCGAAAATTAAGTTTGTTAAGTCTTTATCAATTTCTTTTGATGACGCTAACACAGGGTTTATAAAACTTGGGCCACCAACATAACCTATTGATATTTGGCCCCCTCTTGCAGGATAAGATTCTGTGACGCTTAAATATAACTCATTAAAAAATATTATCCCAGAAAATATAGTAAATAATAGTAAAACCGAAAGCGTCGTTTTCTGTTTTTTTGTTAAAGAACCAAGTATTCTTTTCACCTTAGTTAAAAATGCTAAAAAACTGCTTAAAATACCAGATTTTTCAGATTTATCTGTCATAAAGATTTTTTTATAGTATTAATTTAAGTAGTGACAGAAATATAAAAGCACCTGCGAAAAAAGAAGACATATAAAATAATATTTTTTCGAATCCTCTCAGCGTAGAGTAAATGTTTCCTTCTCCTCCAAAACCACTTCCAAGTGCTGCTCCTCTTTGCTGCAAAAGTATAGAAACTATTAAGAGCGAGGCAACTATAATTATTGAAATAGACAGTATATCCATTTATTTTATTTATTTTTTAATGGTAAGGTGAAAAAAGTGCTTAAAATCCATACTATTAATGTTGTGTAGAACAATGGTATTATACCTTTAATGTCTAATAGGTCTGGGAAGAAAAGTTCCAAAAGCCATACCATTGCCATATTTATAACTATTGTAAAAAGCCCAAAAGTTATAACCCTTAAAGGCCATGTTATAAGTTTTAAAATTGGTTTTATTATCGTATTTAGTATACCAAAAACAAAACCTATTATCAAGAGAGATTTAATGTTTCCTGTAAATATTACTTCATCAATTATCTGATTTGCTATCCATATGCCTAAAGCGCCAGCAATTGTGTTTAAAATTATCCTCGCCAACACATTTTTAGCTATTTTTTAATGCTATCAAATTAAAAAATAAACGTCAATCTTTTATAATATTTTTCTCTCTTATTTTAAAGTGAAGTTTTCTGGAGAATCTGTGGGATTCATCTCTTATATGTAATATCATTCTTCTTACTTCATCTGGCATATCCTTTAATAAAATAGATGTTTTTTTATGAGGTACAAACAATTCGTTTTTTCTTTTTGCTATGGCAGAGATTAAAATTTTGTTTTCTAAATTATATTTTTTTAAGACTTCAATACCTACTCCTAGTTGTCCCTTGCCACCGTCTATTATTATTAAATCAGGCAAACCCCATTCTTGGTGTTTAAATCTTCTTTCTAAAACTTCTTTTATCATTCCAAAATCATTAGGAGTTTGCAAGGTTTTAATTTTAAATATTCTGTAATCTTTTTTGGATGGCAGGCCATTTACAAAACATACCATAGAACCTGTGGCCATTTTTCCTTGTATGTTTGATATATCATAACCTTCAATTCTTTTTACTGGTTTTTTTGTTTGGAAGAGTTCTTGTAGATATTTTTCTATTTTTTGATAATCTTTATTGCCTTCTTTCTTTATATCATCTAATTTTATAACTTGAGCGTTTTCCATTATTTTTTCAAGCGCTATTAAAGCGTCTCTTAATTCTATTGCTTTTTCAAAATTTTGAGATTCTACTGCTTTTTTCATCTGTTTTCTTAGTTGGTTTATTACGCTCTTGTACCCTCCTTCCAAAATTTTAAATATTGTTTTAACATTCTTTTTGCAAGCTTTTTTAATTTCGCTTTCTTTTGTTTTTGAGGATTTATCTTTTATTTTGCAGTACTCGCATTGATCTATGTAATACCAAGAGCAGGGAGTTTTTCTGTTTAAGGGGCACATTCTATAAGGAAAAATTTTTCTTAAAAAATGCAAAACTTTTTTTAGCGATTTTCCTTCCACAAACGGTCCTGTAATTTTTTTGCAGTTGTTTTTTATTTTATCTGGTTGGTGGGTTATTAATATGGTTGGAAAATCATCTTTTGTATATCCTACATAAAAATAATTCGAACTATCTTTAAGCATTACATTAAATTTTGGCAGGTATTTTTTTATTAGTTTTGATTCCAATATAAAAGCTTCTACCTCAGAATCTGTTTCAATAAAAGAAATTTTTTCTACTTTATCAGCAAAAAGTGAATCTCTGAAAGATTTTGTTTGAAAATGATCTTTTACTCTTTTTCTTAAGTTAGCAGCCTTTCCTATATATAATATTTGCCCTTTTTTATCTTTAAATATATAAACTCCTGGTACTTGGGGAAGGTTTTTAATTTCGCTTTTCTTTACATCTTTCATAATTTTGTTAGTTTATATAATATAAATTTTACAACAATTATAGAAAAGAAAATAGGAAAACTAGTTTAATTTTATGGATGTTATAAAAATAAGAGGAGCAAGAACACACAACTTAAAGAATATTAACTTGGATATACCCAAAAATAAGTTGGTTGTTGTGGTTGGGTTGTCAGGTAGCGGTAAGAGCTCTCTTGCTTTTGATACTTTATACGCTGAAGGTCAGAGAAGGTATATTGAAAGTTTGTCTTCTTATGCAAGGCAGTTTTTGGGCGTTATGCAAAAGCCAGATGTTGAAAAAATTGAAGGTATTACCCCTTCTATTGCAATAGATCAAAGAAAGTCTTCTCATAACCCTCGTTCTATAGTTGGCACGGCTACAGAGGTATACGATTATTTAAGACTTTTGTTTGCTCGTGTGGGAAAGGCTTTTTGTCCTGTGTGCAACAGAGAACTTACTTCCCAAACAATAGATAATATAGTCGACAAAATAACAAAACTTAAAAAAGATAAAGAAATTTTAATTTTGGGGCCGGCAGTAAAAGGCAAAAAAGGTTTCCATAAAGATATTTTAGAAGAGATTAAAAGGCAAGGCTTTTTAA from the bacterium HR34 genome contains:
- the uvrC gene encoding UvrABC system protein C produces the protein MKDVKKSEIKNLPQVPGVYIFKDKKGQILYIGKAANLRKRVKDHFQTKSFRDSLFADKVEKISFIETDSEVEAFILESKLIKKYLPKFNVMLKDSSNYFYVGYTKDDFPTILITHQPDKIKNNCKKITGPFVEGKSLKKVLHFLRKIFPYRMCPLNRKTPCSWYYIDQCEYCKIKDKSSKTKESEIKKACKKNVKTIFKILEGGYKSVINQLRKQMKKAVESQNFEKAIELRDALIALEKIMENAQVIKLDDIKKEGNKDYQKIEKYLQELFQTKKPVKRIEGYDISNIQGKMATGSMVCFVNGLPSKKDYRIFKIKTLQTPNDFGMIKEVLERRFKHQEWGLPDLIIIDGGKGQLGVGIEVLKKYNLENKILISAIAKRKNELFVPHKKTSILLKDMPDEVRRMILHIRDESHRFSRKLHFKIREKNIIKD